One genomic region from Haloterrigena gelatinilytica encodes:
- a CDS encoding multicopper oxidase domain-containing protein: MNDRIGAPGSGLSRRELMIATGGAAALAGCMSRGQGADPESSDSSGDEEDASSGLPQTSAPEVVRVDEQGGSVTLRSVTARHPVHPMDSMGGPIELPQVWAFQADDGEPSVPGPILRTTEGNDMEVTLDNTDAGHPHTLHFHGVRKSWKNDGVPTTTGVTVYPGEKHTYTIPANVPGTHFYHCHYQTHRHIDMGMYGIFRVDPKGYEPADREYFFTLKDWDSRVNRQMAGENVDYSPRQRNPDVFTINGKSLPRTLHPEEGSPIIVDRGDTVRLHMVNAGYMSHPMHTHNHRYRLVEKDGGQIPEAAQYEQDITNVAPAERHTIEFEADADPGIYLMHCHKVNHAMNGTSYPGGMVNGIVYRDAMDTDVFADLMEYAGYEG, from the coding sequence ATGAACGACCGTATCGGCGCACCCGGGTCCGGGCTCTCGCGACGCGAACTGATGATCGCTACCGGCGGCGCGGCGGCCCTCGCCGGCTGTATGAGTCGCGGTCAGGGGGCAGATCCCGAGTCGTCGGACTCGAGCGGCGACGAGGAGGACGCGTCGTCCGGCCTCCCGCAGACGAGCGCGCCCGAAGTCGTCCGGGTCGACGAGCAGGGCGGGAGCGTGACGCTGCGTTCGGTGACGGCCCGCCACCCCGTCCACCCGATGGATTCGATGGGCGGACCGATCGAACTCCCGCAGGTCTGGGCGTTCCAGGCCGACGACGGCGAGCCGAGCGTTCCCGGGCCGATCCTTCGGACGACGGAGGGGAACGATATGGAAGTCACGCTGGACAACACGGACGCCGGCCATCCCCACACCCTCCACTTCCACGGCGTGCGGAAGTCCTGGAAGAACGACGGCGTTCCCACGACGACCGGGGTGACGGTCTATCCCGGCGAGAAACACACCTACACGATTCCGGCGAACGTCCCCGGGACGCACTTCTATCACTGCCACTACCAGACCCACCGGCACATCGATATGGGGATGTACGGCATCTTCCGCGTCGATCCGAAGGGATACGAACCCGCCGACAGGGAGTACTTCTTCACCCTCAAGGACTGGGACTCGCGGGTCAACCGGCAGATGGCCGGCGAGAACGTCGACTACAGTCCGCGCCAGCGGAATCCCGACGTGTTCACGATCAACGGGAAGAGCCTCCCGCGGACGCTCCACCCCGAGGAGGGATCGCCCATCATCGTCGACCGCGGCGACACCGTCCGCCTTCACATGGTCAACGCGGGCTACATGTCCCACCCGATGCACACGCACAACCACCGGTACCGCCTCGTCGAGAAGGACGGCGGCCAGATTCCCGAAGCCGCCCAGTACGAACAGGACATCACCAACGTCGCGCCAGCCGAACGCCACACGATCGAGTTCGAGGCCGACGCCGACCCCGGCATCTACCTCATGCACTGCCACAAGGTCAACCACGCCATGAACGGGACCTCCTACCCCGGTGGGATGGTCAACGGCATCGTCTACCGCGACGCGATGGACACCGACGTCTTCGCGGATCTCATGGAGTACGCCGGCTACGAGGGGTGA